The Strongyloides ratti genome assembly S_ratti_ED321, scaffold srae_scaffold0000047 region ATGCATCAGATCCAAAATCTTTAACTGTTtcacaaaaataatttgatgtTCCAACACAACCTTTATCAGTTCCATTACCAGCTACATTTTGAACTAAACAATCACAAAATATTTCATCACATATTTCTTGGCCCTTTTGTTGAGAATAACAATAATCATGTTCATAACAACACATATTTGCCTCAtctacaaaatttattaaatattatttactaataatctttttttttttatctaataacATACCATATTTTGAGGGACAAGAATATTTAACTTTACTTTCAGCAAGATAAGAAACCAATCCATCAGTCCCACAATAAAACTTATCCAATTTATAAACAGTAGGTAAACTACTCAGAGACCGTTTTATCagttttttcttatcataagTCAAAGATTTTCCAAAAACAATACTACTAgagtataaaattaatgctGAGAAAAGCAAAAATTTGGgaaactaaaaaaaagtaatattataaagaatttttaaattaattcttaccatttttaatagaatttttttgaGTGATTCAGATGAAATTAGTGATTATGTTATCAAAACAAGTGAATACACCTCTTCGAAGTGAATAAACCGAAAACAATGACAAaagaagttaaaaaaaaagttttaaatataagtAGAAAATATCTCTAAGCAATATATGAAagtattaaaagttttttcttCTTGATAAAGGATTGACTATTAGCAGTTAATATGACTGAACGGCTTCAAATTTCAATTCAACTTTAATGGGTAAATGATGAATTTTGTAAGAAGAAAAAATGGTATAATGTTATAGAGATATATcagttttatattaatataatagcAGGTAAACCTAGTTTGAAATGTTAAtcttaatatttatagttataaTATGTAAACATGCAATGGAATGTATGTAGTTAATGTTGtgagaaaataaaaatgttttagatGCAAATCTAAAACATAATATCACTATAAATAtgagaaatattttaaatagattATTAGAGTGATTCAGAGAGGATCACAggttttcaaataaaattttaatcccTAAAATTGTGTGcattcatttataaatataacctctgaaaatagatttataattattagaatat contains the following coding sequences:
- a CDS encoding Phospholipase A2 domain-containing protein; the encoded protein is MTFICKRKCTKTVDGGIRNRMSSIVFGKSLTYDKKKLIKRSLSSLPTVYKLDKFYCGTDGLVSYLAESKVKYSCPSKYDEANMCCYEHDYCYSQQKGQEICDEIFCDCLVQNVAGNGTDKGCVGTSNYFCETVKDFGSDAYLASATVVPPKIDDNVKSSIESHTSGYKDISSNSELVTSTIPTVISKFLLHFNEC